A genome region from Mycolicibacterium litorale includes the following:
- a CDS encoding NAD-dependent succinate-semialdehyde dehydrogenase: protein MDTTALLKSVPTGLWIGGEERQAKSTFNVLDPSDDQVIATVGDATAEDAIAALDAACAVQAEWAATPARKRGEILRSVFEAITDSADDIAALMTLEMGKVFAESKGEVTYGAEFFRWFAEEAVRIGGRYTPSPAGTGRIIVTKQPVGPCYAITPWNFPLAMGTRKMGPAFAAGCTMIVKPAQETPLTMLYLAKLMADAGLPKGVLSVLPTSSPGPVTEALVDDGRLRKLTFTGSTGVGKALVKQSADKLLRTSMELGGNAPFIVFDDADVDAAVEGALLAKMRNGGEACTAANRFHVANAVREEFTEKLVKRMSEYTLGKGLDESSKLGPLINSKQLQKVTELVSDAVSRGATVAVGGVAPGGPGNFYPATVLADVPADARILKEEVFGPVAPITGFDTEDEGVAAANDTEYGLAAYVYTQSLDRALRVAEAIESGMVGVNRGVISDAAAPFGGIKESGFGREGGTEGIEEYLDTKYIALTN from the coding sequence ATGGACACCACCGCACTGTTGAAGTCAGTCCCCACCGGCCTGTGGATCGGCGGCGAAGAACGCCAGGCGAAGTCGACGTTCAACGTGCTCGACCCCAGCGACGATCAGGTGATCGCCACGGTCGGCGACGCCACCGCCGAGGACGCGATCGCCGCGCTCGACGCCGCATGCGCGGTCCAGGCCGAATGGGCCGCCACCCCCGCGCGCAAACGCGGCGAGATCCTGCGCTCGGTGTTCGAGGCGATCACCGACAGCGCCGACGACATCGCCGCGCTGATGACCCTCGAGATGGGCAAGGTCTTCGCCGAGAGCAAGGGGGAGGTCACCTACGGCGCCGAGTTCTTCCGCTGGTTCGCCGAGGAGGCGGTCCGCATCGGCGGCCGCTACACCCCGAGCCCGGCCGGGACCGGCCGCATCATCGTCACCAAGCAGCCCGTCGGCCCCTGCTACGCGATCACGCCGTGGAACTTCCCGCTGGCGATGGGCACCCGCAAGATGGGCCCGGCGTTCGCCGCCGGCTGCACGATGATCGTCAAACCCGCCCAGGAAACGCCGCTCACCATGCTGTACCTGGCCAAGCTCATGGCCGACGCCGGCCTGCCCAAGGGTGTGCTGTCGGTGTTGCCGACCAGCAGCCCCGGCCCGGTCACCGAGGCGCTCGTCGACGACGGCCGGCTGCGCAAGCTGACCTTCACCGGCTCCACCGGAGTGGGCAAGGCACTGGTCAAGCAGTCCGCCGACAAGCTGCTGCGCACGTCGATGGAACTCGGCGGCAACGCGCCGTTCATCGTGTTCGACGACGCCGACGTCGACGCCGCCGTCGAGGGCGCGCTGCTGGCCAAGATGCGCAACGGCGGTGAGGCGTGCACCGCGGCCAACCGCTTCCACGTCGCCAACGCCGTCCGCGAGGAGTTCACCGAGAAGCTGGTGAAGCGGATGAGCGAGTACACCCTCGGCAAGGGCCTCGACGAATCGTCCAAGCTGGGGCCGCTGATCAACTCCAAGCAGCTGCAGAAGGTGACCGAGCTGGTCTCCGACGCGGTCTCGCGCGGCGCGACCGTCGCCGTGGGCGGTGTCGCCCCCGGTGGGCCCGGCAACTTCTACCCGGCCACCGTGCTCGCCGACGTCCCCGCAGACGCCCGCATCCTCAAGGAGGAGGTGTTCGGTCCCGTCGCCCCCATCACCGGGTTCGACACCGAGGACGAGGGCGTCGCCGCGGCCAACGACACCGAATACGGGCTCGCCGCCTACGTCTACACCCAGTCGCTGGACCGGGCGCTGCGCGTCGCCGAGGCCATCGAATCCGGCATGGTCGGCGTGAACCGCGGCGTGATCAGCGACGCCGCCGCGCCGTTCGGCGGCATCAAGGAGTCCGGGTTCGGCCGTGAAGGCGGCACCGAGGGCATCGAGGAGTACCTCGACACGAAATACATTGCGCTGACGAACTGA
- a CDS encoding acyltransferase family protein — protein MTAVTAAPVRVAARRRWVAPVATPSRRGTAGRREIRALDGIRAVAVGLVLADHGGLPGVSGGFLGVDVFFVLSGFLITSLLLDELGRTGRVDLRGFWIRRARRLLPALLAMVVAVVAVRMFFPPDAVTSLRDDAVAAFFWAANWAFVAQQTDYFSQGSPPSPLQHTWSLGVEEQFYLVWPLLLVAVVGVLAFRRAAPTLRAVRWGVFALAAAGAAGSAAAAVLLTSQAGDAAAANRVYFGTDTRVQALLIGAAAAALLVRDWSTVTLGTPIRARWVRWAARLLSVLGLAGLTALAHLATGAPAEYRMGLFTATAAAAVLVVATVALDQRGPVSRLLACPPLVWLGAISYGVYLWHWPIFLILNGERTGWTGWPLFAARCAATLAVAVLSYWLVERPVRQWRPVTVPQLPLALATAATAAVVTMAVVPVGVQPADDARPDVLDIASAAAVLPERPVAIGAAGVQRPPGTRSVAVFGDSVAWTLMRYLPETPGLHFSNYTTIGCGIARGGPYRTTGQTLTQKPECDTWPSRWAQRIDHDRPDVVLLMIGRWELVDRINEGEWTHVGDPAYDAYLRGELDRALDILGSTGARVVVTTAPYNRRAEQADGSLYPEDDPDRADAWNDLLREAAATRRNVTVLDLNEKLSPRGYYTNRVDGIQMRSDGVHPTPEAVEWLTPWLTEALSKK, from the coding sequence GTGACTGCCGTGACTGCGGCGCCGGTCCGTGTTGCCGCACGCCGGCGCTGGGTGGCGCCGGTGGCGACCCCCTCTCGCCGCGGCACCGCAGGACGCCGTGAGATCCGCGCACTCGACGGGATCCGCGCCGTCGCGGTGGGTCTGGTCCTCGCCGATCACGGCGGGCTGCCCGGAGTCTCGGGTGGCTTCCTCGGCGTCGACGTCTTCTTCGTGCTCAGCGGCTTCCTGATCACCTCGCTGCTGCTCGACGAACTCGGCCGCACCGGGCGCGTCGACCTGCGGGGGTTCTGGATCCGGCGGGCGCGCCGACTGCTGCCCGCACTGCTGGCGATGGTGGTGGCCGTCGTCGCGGTACGGATGTTCTTCCCGCCCGACGCCGTCACCTCCCTGCGCGACGACGCCGTCGCCGCGTTCTTCTGGGCCGCCAACTGGGCGTTCGTCGCGCAGCAGACCGACTACTTCTCGCAGGGCAGCCCGCCCTCGCCGCTGCAGCACACCTGGTCGCTCGGCGTCGAGGAGCAGTTCTACCTCGTGTGGCCGCTGCTGCTGGTCGCGGTCGTCGGGGTGCTGGCGTTCCGGCGTGCGGCGCCCACGCTGCGGGCCGTGCGGTGGGGGGTGTTCGCGCTGGCCGCCGCGGGCGCGGCCGGGTCGGCGGCGGCCGCGGTCCTGCTCACCTCGCAGGCCGGGGACGCCGCGGCGGCCAACCGCGTGTACTTCGGCACCGACACCCGGGTGCAGGCGCTGCTGATCGGCGCCGCGGCCGCGGCCCTGCTGGTGCGCGACTGGTCGACGGTCACCCTGGGCACCCCGATCCGCGCCCGCTGGGTCCGCTGGGCGGCCCGCCTGCTGTCGGTGCTCGGACTGGCCGGACTCACGGCGCTGGCCCACCTCGCGACGGGCGCACCGGCCGAGTACCGGATGGGACTGTTCACCGCGACGGCCGCGGCGGCGGTGCTCGTGGTGGCCACCGTGGCGCTCGATCAGCGCGGCCCGGTCTCCCGGCTGCTCGCCTGCCCGCCGCTGGTGTGGCTGGGCGCGATCTCCTACGGCGTGTACCTGTGGCACTGGCCGATCTTTCTGATCCTCAACGGCGAACGCACGGGTTGGACCGGGTGGCCGCTGTTCGCCGCCCGTTGCGCGGCGACGCTGGCCGTCGCGGTGCTGAGCTACTGGCTGGTGGAACGCCCGGTCCGGCAGTGGCGGCCGGTGACGGTGCCGCAGCTGCCGCTCGCGCTGGCGACCGCCGCGACGGCCGCCGTCGTCACGATGGCCGTCGTCCCCGTCGGCGTGCAGCCCGCCGACGACGCCAGGCCCGACGTGCTCGACATCGCCTCGGCGGCCGCGGTGCTGCCCGAACGGCCTGTGGCCATCGGCGCCGCCGGTGTGCAGCGCCCGCCGGGCACCCGCAGCGTCGCGGTGTTCGGCGATTCGGTGGCGTGGACGCTGATGCGGTACCTGCCGGAGACCCCGGGCCTGCACTTCAGCAACTACACGACCATCGGCTGCGGGATCGCCCGCGGCGGGCCGTACCGAACGACCGGGCAGACGCTGACGCAGAAGCCGGAGTGCGACACCTGGCCCAGCCGCTGGGCCCAGCGCATCGACCACGACCGGCCCGACGTGGTGCTGCTGATGATCGGCCGCTGGGAACTCGTCGACCGCATCAACGAGGGGGAGTGGACGCACGTCGGCGACCCGGCCTACGACGCCTACCTGCGCGGTGAGCTCGACCGGGCGCTCGACATCCTGGGATCGACGGGGGCGCGGGTCGTCGTCACCACCGCGCCTTACAACCGGCGGGCCGAACAGGCCGACGGCAGCCTGTACCCGGAGGACGATCCGGACCGCGCCGACGCGTGGAACGACCTGCTGCGGGAGGCCGCCGCCACCCGGCGCAACGTCACGGTGCTCGACCTCAACGAGAAGCTCTCACCGCGCGGTTACTACACCAACCGGGTCGACGGCATCCAGATGCGCAGCGACGGCGTGCATCCTACGCCGGAGGCGGTCGAATGGCTGACGCCGTGGCTCACCGAGGCGCTGTCGAAGAAGTGA
- a CDS encoding chorismate mutase: protein MRPEPPHNEESEMSIESDQSLDIDDLRREIDELDAAILAAVQRRTEVSKIIGKARMASGGTRLVHSREMKVIERYSVLGPEGKDLAMLLLRLGRGRLGH, encoded by the coding sequence ATGAGACCAGAACCCCCACACAACGAGGAGTCAGAGATGAGCATCGAATCCGACCAGTCGCTCGACATCGACGACCTGCGCCGCGAGATCGACGAACTCGACGCCGCCATCCTCGCCGCCGTGCAGCGGCGCACCGAGGTCTCCAAGATCATCGGCAAGGCGCGGATGGCCTCCGGCGGCACCCGCCTGGTGCACAGCCGGGAGATGAAGGTCATCGAGCGCTACAGCGTGCTCGGCCCAGAGGGCAAGGACCTCGCCATGCTGCTGCTGCGCCTGGGCCGCGGCCGCCTCGGCCATTAG
- the pcrA gene encoding DNA helicase PcrA, which yields MSVNVTEPRSRPDGGPEELLDGLNPQQRQAVLHEGSPLLIVAGAGSGKTAVLTRRIAYLLAARDVGVGQVLAITFTNKAAAEMRERVVGLIGPRARSMWVSTFHSTCVRILRNQASLLPGLNSNFSIYDSDDSRRLLMMIGKDMGLDTKKYSPRLLANGISNLKNELIGPEQAAAEASEAADDLARIIADVYAEYQRRLRAANALDFDDLIGETVAVLQRFPQIAQYYRRRFRHILVDEYQDTNHAQYVLVRELVGHDLPEDDGVPPAELCVVGDADQSIYAFRGATIRNIEDFERDYPNATTILLEQNYRSTQTILNAANSVIARNTGRREKRLWTDSGEGELIVGYVADNEHDEARFVASEIDALADRGEITYNDVAVFYRTNNSSRALEEVFIRAGIPYKVVGGVRFYERREIRDIVAYLRVLDNPGDSVSMRRILNTPRRGIGDRAEACIAVYAENTGGSFNDALQAAAEGRVPMLNSRSEKCIKSFVEMLDELRGRLGDELGELVEAVLERTGYRAELEASNDPQDLARLDNLNELVSVAHEFSIDRANAAALAEDLDEPVDEDVPDTGVLAQFLERVSLVADADDIPEHGSGVVTMMTLHTAKGLEFPVVFVTGWEDGMFPHMRALGDPTELSEERRLAYVGITRARQRLYLSRAKVRSSWGQPMLNPESRFLREIPQELIDWRRTDTAPSSFSAPVSGAGRFGPAEQRRPAPGRPGAGKRPLIVLEPGDRITHDKYGLGRVEEVSGVGESAMSLIDFGSAGRVKLMHNHAPVTKL from the coding sequence ATGAGTGTGAACGTGACTGAACCGAGATCCAGGCCCGACGGCGGGCCCGAGGAGCTGCTCGACGGCCTCAACCCACAGCAGCGCCAGGCGGTTCTGCACGAGGGTTCGCCGCTGCTGATCGTGGCGGGGGCCGGGTCGGGCAAGACCGCGGTGCTCACCCGCCGCATCGCCTACCTGCTGGCCGCCCGCGACGTCGGCGTCGGCCAGGTGCTGGCCATCACGTTCACCAACAAGGCCGCCGCGGAGATGCGCGAACGCGTCGTCGGTTTGATCGGACCGCGGGCCCGGTCGATGTGGGTGTCGACGTTCCACTCGACGTGCGTGCGGATCCTGCGCAACCAGGCCTCGCTGCTGCCGGGCCTCAACTCGAACTTCTCGATCTACGACTCCGACGATTCCCGCCGGCTGTTGATGATGATCGGCAAGGACATGGGGCTCGACACCAAGAAGTACTCGCCGCGCCTGCTGGCCAACGGCATCTCGAATCTGAAGAACGAGCTGATCGGACCCGAACAGGCCGCCGCCGAGGCCTCCGAGGCCGCCGACGACCTGGCCCGCATCATCGCCGACGTCTACGCCGAGTACCAGCGCCGGCTGCGCGCGGCCAACGCGCTGGACTTCGACGACCTGATCGGCGAGACCGTCGCTGTCCTGCAACGGTTCCCGCAGATCGCGCAGTACTACCGCCGCCGGTTCCGGCACATCCTGGTCGACGAGTACCAGGACACCAACCACGCCCAGTACGTGCTGGTGCGGGAACTGGTCGGCCACGACCTCCCCGAAGATGACGGCGTACCGCCCGCGGAGCTGTGCGTGGTGGGCGACGCCGACCAGTCGATCTACGCGTTCCGCGGCGCCACGATCCGCAACATCGAGGACTTCGAGCGCGACTACCCGAACGCGACGACGATCCTGCTGGAGCAGAACTACCGCTCCACCCAGACCATCCTCAACGCCGCGAACTCGGTGATCGCCCGCAACACCGGCCGCCGCGAGAAGCGGCTGTGGACCGACTCCGGCGAAGGTGAGCTGATCGTCGGCTACGTCGCCGACAACGAGCACGACGAAGCGCGGTTCGTCGCCAGTGAGATCGACGCGCTGGCCGACCGCGGGGAGATCACCTACAACGACGTCGCGGTGTTCTACCGCACCAACAACAGCTCCCGCGCGCTCGAAGAGGTGTTCATCCGCGCCGGCATCCCGTACAAGGTGGTCGGCGGCGTCCGCTTCTACGAGCGCAGGGAGATCCGCGACATCGTCGCCTATCTGCGGGTGCTCGACAACCCCGGCGACTCGGTGAGCATGCGCCGCATCCTCAACACCCCGCGGCGCGGTATCGGCGACCGGGCCGAGGCCTGCATTGCGGTGTACGCCGAGAACACCGGCGGCAGCTTCAACGACGCCCTGCAGGCCGCCGCCGAGGGCCGGGTGCCGATGCTCAACTCCCGCTCGGAGAAGTGCATCAAGAGCTTCGTCGAGATGCTCGACGAACTGCGCGGCCGCCTCGGCGACGAACTCGGCGAACTCGTCGAAGCGGTGCTCGAACGCACCGGCTACCGCGCCGAACTCGAGGCGTCCAACGATCCGCAGGACCTCGCCCGGCTCGACAACCTCAACGAACTGGTCAGCGTCGCACACGAATTCAGCATCGACCGGGCGAACGCCGCCGCGCTGGCCGAAGACCTCGACGAGCCGGTGGACGAGGATGTGCCCGACACCGGTGTGTTGGCGCAGTTCCTCGAGCGGGTGTCGCTGGTGGCCGACGCCGACGACATCCCCGAGCACGGCTCGGGCGTCGTCACCATGATGACGCTGCACACCGCGAAGGGCCTCGAATTCCCGGTCGTGTTCGTCACCGGCTGGGAGGACGGCATGTTCCCGCACATGCGGGCCCTCGGTGACCCCACCGAACTGTCCGAGGAACGCCGGCTGGCCTACGTCGGCATCACCCGGGCGCGGCAGCGGCTCTACCTCAGCCGCGCGAAGGTGCGCTCGTCGTGGGGGCAGCCGATGCTCAACCCGGAATCCCGGTTCCTGCGCGAGATCCCGCAGGAACTCATCGACTGGCGGCGTACCGACACCGCCCCGTCGTCGTTCAGCGCACCGGTCAGCGGCGCCGGACGGTTCGGCCCGGCCGAGCAGCGGCGGCCCGCACCGGGGCGCCCCGGTGCCGGTAAGCGCCCGCTGATCGTGCTCGAGCCCGGCGACCGCATCACCCACGACAAGTACGGGCTGGGCCGCGTCGAAGAGGTGTCCGGTGTCGGGGAATCCGCGATGTCGCTGATCGACTTCGGCAGCGCCGGCCGCGTCAAGCTCATGCACAACCACGCGCCGGTCACCAAGCTGTAG
- a CDS encoding M23 family metallopeptidase, translating into MAAHRSSRSREGVSTNARPLQAISIPAERAAEVTDIIPFNEFGDLDDLDFRDSTAFDREAQVIGAPELDDLHDTDDLIPLRLAIPAQFRAGGDAADAPRRSRAYRDSHTDVSDGTAATDIIDLRARRGAHRKDVEGPIKSRLVIAAMAAGATAAGAYSMTQNSAPATTDTVLAAGSTTVEGASITGSVDGMQIVSVASTANASVHTEEIQKAAAFAQERAEREARQLRPLYVMPTKGVWTSGFGYRWGVLHGGIDIAGPIGTPILAAADGVVIDVGPTAGYGAWVKLRHADGTVTLYGHLNTWSVSIGEQVMAGDQIATMGNRGNSTGPHLHFEVLLGGSNRIDPVGWLSKRGITTGSYVG; encoded by the coding sequence TTGGCAGCGCATCGTTCGTCCCGGTCCCGCGAGGGAGTCTCGACGAATGCCCGCCCGCTCCAGGCGATTTCAATCCCCGCCGAGCGCGCCGCAGAAGTGACCGACATCATCCCGTTCAACGAGTTCGGCGATCTGGACGACCTCGATTTCCGCGACAGCACCGCCTTCGACCGTGAAGCGCAGGTCATCGGCGCTCCGGAACTCGACGACCTGCACGACACCGACGACCTGATCCCGCTCCGGCTGGCGATCCCCGCGCAGTTCCGCGCCGGCGGTGACGCCGCGGATGCCCCGCGCCGCTCACGCGCCTACCGCGACAGCCACACCGACGTCAGCGACGGCACCGCCGCCACCGACATCATCGACCTGCGCGCCCGCCGCGGAGCGCACCGCAAGGACGTCGAGGGCCCGATCAAGAGCCGTCTGGTGATCGCCGCGATGGCCGCAGGCGCGACCGCCGCAGGCGCCTACTCGATGACCCAGAACTCCGCCCCGGCCACCACCGACACGGTGCTGGCCGCCGGGTCGACGACGGTCGAGGGCGCCTCGATCACCGGTTCGGTCGACGGTATGCAGATCGTATCGGTCGCCTCGACCGCCAACGCGTCCGTGCACACCGAGGAGATCCAGAAGGCGGCCGCGTTCGCCCAGGAGCGCGCCGAGCGCGAGGCGCGCCAGCTGCGGCCCCTCTACGTGATGCCCACGAAGGGCGTGTGGACGTCCGGCTTCGGCTACCGCTGGGGTGTGCTGCACGGCGGTATCGACATCGCCGGACCGATCGGCACGCCGATCCTCGCAGCCGCCGACGGTGTCGTGATCGACGTCGGCCCGACCGCCGGTTACGGCGCCTGGGTCAAGCTGCGCCACGCCGACGGCACGGTGACGCTCTACGGCCACCTGAACACGTGGTCGGTGAGCATCGGCGAGCAGGTGATGGCCGGTGACCAGATCGCGACGATGGGCAACCGGGGCAACTCGACCGGCCCGCACCTGCATTTCGAGGTGCTGCTCGGCGGGTCGAACCGGATCGATCCGGTGGGCTGGCTGTCCAAGCGGGGCATCACCACCGGCAGCTATGTTGGCTGA
- the sucC gene encoding ADP-forming succinate--CoA ligase subunit beta, which produces MDLFEYQAKELFAKHNVPTTPGRVTDTAEDAKAIAEEIGKPVMVKAQVKVGGRGKAGGVKYAATPDDAFTHAQNILGLDIKGHVVKKLLVAEASDIAEEYYISFLLDRANRTYLAMCSVEGGMEIEEVAATKPDRLARIAVDATKGVDEAFAREIAEKGHLPAEVLDAAAVTIAKLWEVFVAEDATLVEVNPLVRTPDDQILALDGKVTLDANADFRHPEHTEFEDRDATDPLELKAKENDLNYVKLDGQVGIIGNGAGLVMSTLDVVAYAGEKHDGVKPANFLDIGGGASAEVMANGLDVILGDSQVKSVFVNVFGGITACDAVANGIVKALEILGEEANKPLVVRLDGNRVEEGRKILADANHPLVVLAQTMDEGADKAAELAAKA; this is translated from the coding sequence ATGGACCTTTTCGAGTACCAGGCGAAGGAGCTGTTCGCCAAGCACAACGTCCCGACCACGCCTGGCCGGGTGACCGATACCGCCGAAGACGCCAAAGCGATCGCCGAGGAGATCGGCAAGCCCGTGATGGTGAAGGCTCAGGTGAAGGTCGGCGGCCGCGGAAAGGCCGGTGGCGTCAAGTACGCCGCGACCCCCGACGACGCGTTCACCCATGCGCAGAACATCCTCGGCCTCGACATCAAGGGCCACGTCGTCAAGAAGCTGCTGGTGGCCGAGGCCAGCGACATCGCCGAGGAGTACTACATCTCGTTCCTCCTCGACCGCGCCAACCGCACCTACCTGGCCATGTGCTCGGTCGAGGGCGGCATGGAGATCGAAGAGGTCGCCGCCACCAAGCCCGACCGGCTGGCGCGCATCGCCGTCGACGCCACCAAGGGTGTCGACGAGGCGTTCGCCCGCGAGATCGCCGAGAAGGGGCACCTGCCCGCCGAGGTTCTCGACGCCGCCGCGGTGACCATCGCCAAGCTGTGGGAGGTCTTCGTCGCCGAGGACGCCACGCTGGTCGAGGTCAACCCGCTGGTGCGCACCCCCGACGACCAGATCCTGGCGCTCGACGGCAAGGTCACCCTCGACGCCAACGCCGACTTCCGCCACCCGGAGCACACCGAGTTCGAGGATCGCGACGCGACCGATCCGCTCGAGCTCAAGGCCAAGGAGAACGACCTCAACTACGTCAAGCTCGACGGGCAGGTCGGCATCATCGGCAACGGCGCGGGCCTGGTCATGTCGACCCTCGACGTGGTCGCCTACGCCGGGGAGAAGCACGACGGCGTCAAGCCGGCCAACTTCCTCGACATCGGCGGCGGCGCCTCGGCCGAGGTGATGGCCAACGGTCTCGACGTCATCCTGGGCGACAGCCAGGTCAAGAGCGTGTTCGTCAACGTCTTCGGCGGCATCACCGCATGCGACGCCGTCGCCAACGGCATCGTCAAGGCGCTGGAGATCCTCGGCGAGGAAGCCAACAAGCCGCTCGTGGTGCGCCTGGACGGCAACCGCGTCGAAGAGGGCCGCAAGATCCTCGCCGACGCGAACCACCCGCTGGTGGTGCTGGCGCAGACCATGGACGAAGGCGCCGACAAGGCCGCCGAGCTGGCGGCGAAGGCCTGA
- the sucD gene encoding succinate--CoA ligase subunit alpha, whose product MSIFLNKDSKVIVQGITGGEGTKHTALMLKAGTQLVGGVNARKAGTTVSHVDKDGKDIELPVFGSVGEAMKETGADVSVVFVPPKFAKDAIIEAIDAEIPLLVVITEGIPVQDTAYAWAYNVEKGQKTRIIGPNCPGIITPGEALAGITPANITDSGPVGLVSKSGTLTYQMMYELRDFGFSTAIGIGGDPVIGTTHIDAIEAFEKDPDTKIIVMIGEIGGDAEERAADYIKANVSKPVVGYVAGFTAPEGKTMGHAGAIVSGSSGTASAKKEALEAAGVKVGKTPSETAALAREILQNQ is encoded by the coding sequence ATGTCGATTTTTCTGAACAAGGACTCCAAGGTCATCGTCCAGGGCATCACCGGCGGTGAGGGCACCAAGCACACCGCGCTGATGCTCAAGGCGGGCACCCAGCTGGTCGGCGGCGTCAACGCCCGCAAGGCCGGCACGACGGTCAGCCACGTCGACAAGGACGGCAAGGACATCGAGCTGCCGGTGTTCGGCAGCGTCGGCGAGGCGATGAAGGAGACCGGCGCCGACGTGTCGGTGGTCTTCGTGCCGCCGAAGTTCGCCAAGGACGCGATCATCGAGGCGATCGACGCCGAGATCCCGCTGCTCGTGGTGATCACCGAGGGCATCCCCGTGCAGGACACCGCGTACGCGTGGGCCTACAACGTGGAGAAGGGGCAGAAGACCCGCATCATCGGCCCGAACTGCCCCGGCATCATCACCCCCGGCGAGGCGCTGGCCGGCATCACGCCCGCCAACATCACCGATTCGGGTCCGGTCGGCCTGGTGTCGAAGTCGGGCACGCTGACCTACCAGATGATGTACGAGCTGCGCGACTTCGGTTTCTCCACCGCCATCGGCATCGGCGGCGACCCGGTCATCGGCACCACGCACATCGACGCCATCGAGGCGTTCGAGAAGGACCCCGACACCAAGATCATCGTGATGATCGGTGAGATCGGCGGTGACGCCGAGGAGCGCGCGGCCGACTACATCAAGGCCAACGTGTCCAAGCCCGTCGTCGGCTACGTCGCGGGCTTCACCGCGCCGGAGGGCAAGACGATGGGCCACGCCGGCGCCATCGTGTCCGGTTCGTCGGGCACCGCCTCGGCGAAGAAGGAAGCGCTCGAGGCAGCCGGCGTGAAGGTCGGCAAGACGCCGTCGGAGACCGCGGCCCTGGCCCGGGAGATCCTGCAGAACCAGTAG